A genome region from Deinococcus sp. HSC-46F16 includes the following:
- a CDS encoding DNA glycosylase AlkZ-like family protein, translating to MPPTPAALRALAHRTLTRQPSIQAALNEMGFLQADPIRAPARAQDLTLMQRVRGYRAGDLERLYTTLDAEEDMLPNYGFVPRRVQALLHPREVGETRIEREHPELLDEVRALLRESGESGELHPREVAARLGRGRVANAWGGQSAASTRALDALHHRGEARVTRRVSGVRLYGPAPHLAALRERPLSLEERLRGAVHLLAALYAPLPEASLGYLVSLSGFGLPHLRSELRTAFRRAVREELHGERVDGLRYVWPAEWDVSAPATPRGVRIVGPFDPLVWDRRRFAHLHGWTYRLEAYTPAEKRQFGYYALPVFQAERAVGWANLRAEGGELRADLNFAPGVRETVALRRGLEAELGRYRRFLGLEG from the coding sequence ATGCCCCCCACGCCCGCCGCCCTCCGAGCCCTCGCCCACCGCACGCTGACCCGCCAGCCGTCCATCCAGGCCGCCCTGAACGAGATGGGTTTCCTCCAGGCTGACCCCATCCGCGCCCCGGCCCGCGCCCAGGACCTCACGCTGATGCAGCGGGTGCGCGGTTACCGGGCCGGCGACCTCGAACGCCTCTACACCACGCTCGACGCCGAGGAAGACATGCTCCCCAACTACGGCTTCGTGCCCCGGCGGGTGCAGGCGCTGCTCCACCCGCGCGAGGTGGGCGAGACGCGAATTGAGCGTGAGCACCCGGAGCTTTTGGACGAGGTGCGGGCGCTGCTGCGCGAGTCGGGCGAGTCCGGTGAGTTGCACCCCCGCGAGGTGGCCGCGCGGCTGGGCCGGGGCCGGGTGGCGAATGCCTGGGGCGGGCAGTCGGCGGCGAGCACGCGGGCGCTGGACGCCCTGCACCACCGGGGCGAGGCCCGCGTGACCCGCCGGGTGTCGGGGGTGCGGCTCTACGGTCCGGCCCCCCACTTGGCGGCCCTGCGCGAGCGGCCTCTCTCGCTGGAAGAGCGGCTGCGCGGCGCCGTTCACCTCCTCGCCGCCCTGTATGCCCCGCTGCCGGAAGCGAGCCTGGGCTACCTCGTCAGCCTGTCGGGCTTCGGGCTGCCGCACCTGCGCTCGGAGCTCCGGACGGCTTTTCGCCGGGCTGTCCGGGAAGAACTCCACGGGGAGAGGGTGGACGGCCTGCGCTACGTCTGGCCCGCCGAGTGGGACGTGTCGGCGCCTGCCACTCCGCGCGGCGTGCGAATCGTCGGCCCCTTCGACCCCCTGGTGTGGGACCGCCGCCGCTTCGCGCACCTGCACGGCTGGACCTACCGGTTGGAGGCGTACACGCCCGCCGAGAAGCGGCAATTCGGCTACTACGCCCTGCCCGTCTTTCAGGCCGAGCGGGCGGTGGGCTGGGCCAACCTGCGGGCAGAGGGCGGCGAGCTGCGGGCCGACCTGAACTTCGCCCCCGGCGTGCGTGAAACGGTGGCGCTGCGGCGCGGGCTGGAGGCAGAACTGGGGCGCTACCGGCGGTTCCTGGGCCTGGAGGGCTAA
- a CDS encoding alpha/beta hydrolase fold domain-containing protein, protein MESAAFPPPDLELLEDLPFTTYGLRLDLLRLREKTSERRPAVMHLHGGAWRMFSKWPVANVFLARAGFVTVSVDDRLAPGALFPAQLHDVKTAVRWLRAHADPYGIDPERIGVWGVSAGGHLAGLLGTTAGPPDLEGTEGGWPGASSGVQAVGNVCGVMDFLDPAMGFGPEPFALFGAPLAERPDLAVRASPVTHASARSAPFLHLHGRQDGEVPVSQARRMHAALSAAGARSELVELDGDHYIHESHQEEVERRLLAFFRRELAHS, encoded by the coding sequence GTGGAGTCTGCCGCCTTCCCACCCCCGGACCTCGAACTCCTGGAAGACCTGCCCTTCACCACCTACGGGCTGCGGCTGGACCTGTTGCGGCTCCGTGAGAAAACTTCTGAGCGGCGGCCCGCCGTGATGCACCTGCACGGGGGCGCCTGGAGGATGTTCAGCAAGTGGCCGGTCGCCAACGTGTTTCTGGCGCGGGCGGGCTTCGTGACCGTCAGTGTGGACGACCGGCTGGCCCCAGGCGCCCTCTTCCCCGCGCAACTTCACGATGTCAAGACGGCGGTGCGGTGGCTGCGTGCCCACGCCGACCCTTACGGCATCGACCCGGAGCGCATCGGCGTCTGGGGCGTCAGCGCCGGGGGGCACCTCGCCGGACTGCTGGGGACCACCGCCGGGCCGCCTGACTTGGAGGGCACCGAGGGGGGCTGGCCGGGCGCGTCGTCCGGGGTGCAGGCTGTCGGGAACGTCTGCGGGGTGATGGACTTCCTCGACCCGGCCATGGGGTTTGGGCCGGAACCTTTCGCGCTGTTCGGGGCACCGCTGGCCGAGCGGCCCGACCTGGCGGTGCGGGCGAGTCCGGTCACCCACGCCTCGGCCCGTTCGGCCCCCTTTCTGCACCTGCATGGACGGCAGGATGGGGAGGTCCCGGTCTCGCAGGCCCGGCGAATGCACGCGGCCCTGAGCGCGGCGGGCGCCCGCAGTGAGCTGGTCGAGCTGGACGGCGACCATTACATCCACGAGAGCCATCAAGAGGAGGTGGAGCGGCGGCTGCTGGCCTTTTTCCGGCGCGAATTGGCCCACTCGTAA
- the glmM gene encoding phosphoglucosamine mutase, with amino-acid sequence MTERKYFGTDGVRAVAGEFPLTPAWVMTLGAAAGEVFKRRNPRASVVIGKDTRQSGDMLEAALAAGLTSRGVTVIHVGVLPTPGVSYLTRHLGADAGVVISASHNPYQDNGIKFFGPGGQKLSDATELEIEAAIDEVAALPPVTGIDLGSVTNYAEAERIYMGFLRGHAPDLTGLRVAMDCANGAAYRVGPKVFQASGADVFAVYTTPDGRNINRGCGSTHLEHLQRLVREGDYDLGVAFDGDADRALFVDSRGNVVHGDHMLLLGARARGEAAVVTTLMANMGLEVKLKEAGARLERTAVGDRYVHERLHEQGLTLGGEQSGHMLFLDVSPTGDGVLTALLTLGHMRKLGTTLDALHDDLVMFPQTLVNVRVADKKAISRDGRVQAAVAEAEARLNGRGRVNLRPSGTENLIRVMVEGPDEAEIHEVARTLAGVVEARGQGG; translated from the coding sequence ATGACAGAGCGCAAGTATTTCGGCACCGACGGCGTACGCGCGGTGGCGGGCGAATTTCCGCTGACCCCGGCCTGGGTGATGACCCTGGGGGCGGCGGCGGGCGAGGTCTTCAAGCGGCGCAATCCCCGCGCCAGCGTGGTGATCGGCAAGGACACCCGCCAGAGCGGCGACATGCTGGAAGCCGCCCTCGCGGCGGGCCTGACCAGCCGGGGCGTCACGGTGATTCACGTGGGGGTGCTGCCCACCCCCGGCGTGAGCTACCTCACCCGGCACCTCGGTGCCGACGCGGGCGTGGTCATCAGCGCCTCGCACAACCCCTACCAGGACAACGGGATCAAGTTCTTCGGCCCCGGCGGCCAGAAGCTCAGCGACGCGACCGAACTGGAGATCGAGGCCGCCATCGACGAGGTGGCCGCGCTGCCGCCCGTCACGGGCATCGACCTCGGCTCGGTGACGAACTATGCGGAGGCCGAACGCATCTACATGGGCTTCCTGCGGGGGCACGCGCCCGACCTCACGGGGCTGCGGGTGGCGATGGACTGCGCGAACGGGGCCGCCTACCGGGTGGGGCCGAAGGTCTTTCAGGCGTCGGGGGCGGACGTGTTCGCCGTCTACACCACCCCCGACGGCCGCAACATCAACCGGGGCTGCGGCTCGACCCATCTGGAGCACCTCCAGCGCCTTGTGCGCGAGGGGGACTACGACCTTGGCGTGGCCTTCGACGGGGACGCCGACCGCGCCCTGTTCGTGGACTCGCGCGGCAACGTCGTCCACGGCGACCACATGCTGCTGCTGGGCGCCCGCGCACGGGGCGAGGCGGCGGTGGTGACCACCCTGATGGCGAACATGGGCCTGGAAGTCAAGCTGAAGGAGGCGGGAGCCCGGCTGGAGCGCACCGCCGTGGGCGACCGCTACGTCCACGAGCGGCTGCACGAGCAGGGCCTGACCCTGGGCGGCGAGCAGAGTGGGCACATGCTTTTCCTCGACGTGTCGCCCACCGGGGACGGCGTGCTCACCGCGCTGCTGACCCTGGGGCACATGCGGAAGCTGGGCACCACCCTCGACGCTCTGCACGACGACCTCGTGATGTTTCCGCAGACGCTGGTGAACGTGCGCGTGGCCGACAAAAAGGCCATCTCCCGCGACGGGAGGGTGCAGGCCGCCGTCGCCGAGGCCGAGGCCCGCCTGAATGGCCGGGGCCGCGTCAACCTCCGCCCCAGCGGCACCGAGAACCTGATCCGGGTGATGGTCGAAGGCCCCGACGAGGCCGAGATCCACGAGGTCGCCCGAACGCTGGCGGGCGTGGTGGAGGCGCGGGGGCAGGGGGGCTGA
- a CDS encoding Ig-like domain-containing protein: MPAALRLTLCLALGLTACGTPAPSPGPVTPPPVTAPAASVTGLRLDTSALDLTVGAQRRVQATVEGTGSFNPAVTWASDRPGVASVDGQGQVSAVGAGSASITATSVQDPSRRASLTVTVSAPPAPVPGPVAPTVSGVTLSEPALGLTVGTVRSVTATVQGTGNFNPAVTWTTSNPGVAGVDAAGRITAVAPGTATVTATSVSDSSQRASLTVTVSAPAPTASVTGVTLSPANLSLTTGGSQTVTAAVQGTGSFNPAVTWSTSNSSVAGVDAGGRVTAAAPGQATITATSVGDPSRRASLTVTVSAPAPTVTGVTLSPASLTLTTGSSQPVTATVQGTGNFDAAVTWFTSNPGVAGVDSSGQVSAVAPGTATVTAVSVGDSSRKMALTVTVVAPSQPPTPQPTTDPFAITVVFPDGTLLTPAQQAAFTGAAARWSQVIAAGLPDVAGVQLSTGARVTVDDLTIVASSVPIDGPGKVLGQAGPRQVRPGTSLPLWGEMQFDSADLAGMEANGTLTGVILHEMGHVLGLGTLWNKFLAANAASCTAATQVQYTGAAGLREYRALGGLAAAVPVEDSYGEGTKCGHWKKSVFGAELMTGFVGRGQMPLSRLTLGALADLGYSVNYAAADAYAMSNVAAQGLETFPIVERLITPDGLVGEPLHGH; this comes from the coding sequence ATGCCTGCTGCCCTGCGCCTGACCCTCTGCCTTGCCCTCGGCCTGACCGCCTGCGGCACCCCGGCCCCGTCACCCGGTCCAGTGACGCCCCCGCCCGTCACGGCCCCGGCGGCTTCGGTCACGGGGCTGCGGCTGGACACCTCGGCCCTGGACCTTACGGTCGGTGCCCAGCGGCGCGTGCAGGCGACGGTGGAGGGCACGGGCAGCTTCAACCCGGCGGTCACCTGGGCGAGCGACCGCCCCGGCGTGGCGAGCGTGGATGGGCAGGGGCAGGTCAGCGCCGTGGGGGCCGGAAGCGCCAGCATCACGGCGACGAGCGTGCAGGACCCGTCCCGCCGGGCCAGCCTGACGGTGACCGTGTCGGCCCCCCCGGCCCCCGTGCCCGGTCCGGTGGCTCCCACCGTCTCGGGGGTCACCCTCAGCGAGCCAGCGCTGGGCCTGACCGTGGGCACGGTTCGGTCGGTCACCGCCACGGTGCAGGGCACGGGCAATTTCAATCCGGCCGTCACCTGGACCACCTCCAACCCGGGGGTGGCGGGCGTGGATGCGGCCGGGCGGATCACCGCCGTCGCCCCCGGCACCGCGACCGTGACCGCGACCAGCGTGAGCGACTCCAGCCAGCGGGCCAGCCTCACCGTGACGGTCAGCGCCCCAGCGCCCACCGCCAGCGTGACGGGGGTGACCCTGTCCCCGGCGAACCTCAGCCTGACGACGGGCGGCAGCCAGACGGTCACGGCGGCGGTACAGGGGACCGGCAGCTTCAACCCGGCTGTCACGTGGTCGACCTCCAACTCCAGTGTGGCGGGCGTGGACGCGGGGGGCCGGGTCACTGCCGCCGCTCCCGGCCAAGCCACCATTACCGCCACCAGTGTGGGCGACCCCAGCCGCCGGGCCAGCCTCACCGTGACCGTCAGCGCCCCGGCGCCCACGGTGACCGGGGTCACCCTCAGCCCCGCCTCCCTGACCCTGACCACGGGCAGCAGCCAGCCCGTCACCGCGACCGTGCAGGGGACGGGGAACTTCGACGCGGCCGTCACGTGGTTCACCTCCAATCCCGGCGTGGCGGGGGTGGACAGCTCGGGGCAGGTCAGCGCCGTGGCCCCCGGCACCGCCACCGTCACCGCCGTCAGCGTGGGCGATTCCAGCCGGAAGATGGCCCTGACCGTGACGGTCGTGGCCCCGTCCCAGCCGCCCACCCCCCAACCCACCACGGACCCCTTCGCCATCACGGTCGTCTTTCCGGACGGCACCCTGCTGACCCCCGCGCAACAGGCCGCCTTCACCGGGGCAGCGGCCCGCTGGTCGCAGGTGATCGCGGCGGGGCTGCCGGATGTGGCGGGCGTGCAGCTTTCCACCGGGGCGCGGGTCACAGTGGACGACCTGACCATCGTGGCGAGCAGCGTGCCCATCGACGGCCCCGGCAAGGTGCTGGGACAGGCCGGGCCAAGGCAGGTGCGGCCCGGCACCAGCCTGCCCCTCTGGGGCGAGATGCAATTCGACTCGGCCGACCTCGCGGGCATGGAGGCGAACGGCACCCTGACCGGCGTGATCCTGCACGAGATGGGCCACGTGCTGGGCCTCGGCACCCTGTGGAACAAGTTCCTGGCGGCCAACGCGGCCTCCTGCACGGCCGCGACCCAGGTGCAGTACACCGGGGCGGCGGGCCTGCGAGAGTACCGGGCGCTGGGCGGGCTGGCCGCCGCCGTCCCGGTCGAGGACAGTTACGGCGAGGGCACCAAGTGCGGCCACTGGAAGAAGTCCGTCTTCGGGGCCGAGCTGATGACCGGCTTCGTGGGCCGGGGCCAGATGCCGCTGAGCCGCCTCACGCTGGGGGCGCTGGCGGACCTGGGCTACAGCGTGAACTACGCGGCGGCGGACGCCTACGCCATGTCCAACGTGGCCGCGCAAGGGCTGGAAACCTTCCCCATCGTCGAGCGGCTGATCACGCCGGACGGGCTGGTAGGCGAGCCGCTGCACGGGCACTGA
- a CDS encoding phosphotransferase — translation MRLAALVGDLRRLSGPGPARSARVWPGELRAAFPGRRQLREAWVGEGAAFARYAGGSSPLFLKYLPAGWRDERAYVRLGREAAYLRDLAPLSPVPHARFRHAASDPARLGAHLVTEDLTDATTGWGAFATDAEREDALERIARLLARHHAFWLERPELCGEWGWDPARAVRRAGRVRVAPDWTDGEGAAVRAAAEALPALLAATRGVTLAHGDLHAGQVLWSRADGSPILIDYGQTHAAPLGEDLAHLLYVRLDASDRARLGPRLRGAYLAELAAHGVRRSEAEWRAEERAGLALNVLATAAQVGRDPGSGVREALARVTAGWHGEG, via the coding sequence GTGAGGCTGGCGGCCCTCGTAGGCGATCTGCGGCGGCTCTCCGGCCCCGGTCCCGCCCGCTCGGCGCGGGTGTGGCCGGGGGAGTTGCGGGCCGCCTTTCCCGGTCGCCGCCAGTTGCGCGAGGCGTGGGTGGGGGAGGGAGCGGCCTTCGCGCGGTACGCGGGCGGATCCAGCCCCCTTTTCCTGAAGTACCTCCCGGCGGGCTGGCGCGACGAGCGGGCCTACGTCCGGCTGGGGCGCGAGGCGGCCTACCTGCGCGACCTCGCGCCCCTCTCGCCCGTTCCGCATGCCCGCTTCCGGCACGCGGCGAGCGACCCGGCGCGACTGGGAGCACACCTCGTCACCGAGGACCTGACGGACGCGACGACGGGCTGGGGGGCCTTCGCCACCGACGCCGAGCGGGAGGACGCACTGGAGCGGATCGCGCGGCTGCTCGCACGTCATCATGCCTTCTGGCTGGAGAGGCCCGAACTGTGCGGCGAGTGGGGCTGGGACCCGGCGCGGGCGGTGCGGCGGGCGGGGCGGGTCAGGGTCGCCCCGGACTGGACGGATGGGGAGGGGGCGGCGGTGCGGGCGGCGGCCGAGGCCCTCCCCGCCCTCCTGGCTGCCACACGCGGCGTCACCCTCGCGCACGGAGACCTCCACGCCGGGCAGGTGCTGTGGTCGCGGGCGGACGGGTCGCCCATCCTGATCGACTATGGGCAGACGCACGCGGCGCCGCTGGGAGAGGACCTCGCCCACCTGCTGTATGTCCGGTTGGACGCCTCGGACCGCGCCCGCCTCGGCCCCCGGCTGCGCGGGGCGTACCTCGCGGAACTTGCCGCCCACGGCGTCCGCCGCAGCGAGGCCGAGTGGCGGGCGGAGGAACGGGCGGGCCTCGCCCTGAACGTGCTGGCGACGGCCGCGCAGGTCGGGCGCGATCCCGGCAGCGGCGTGCGGGAGGCGTTGGCACGGGTGACGGCGGGATGGCACGGGGAGGGTTAG